CGGAGGATTCAATTTTATGCTAACTTATTACATACGTATGAACCCTCAGCCCCCCGTGCCCTATTATTCTATAATGAGTTATTTTGAACCCAACTTCTTCAATGGCTTTCTCTATGGCCTCTTTTTCAGTTGTTATGAAAACTCCTCTTTTTTGGAGCACCTTAGAAAGTTCATCGAAGAACCTTTCATATAGGGAAGGAATCATGCTTTTTCGTCCTATTTTTAATCCGTAGGGAAGGTTACTAACTGCAAAATCAACTTCATCAACATACTTACTTAACCTCCTTGCATCTCCCTTTATGAACTCAATCTTATCGAAAACCCCAGCAGCTAAAGCATTCATTTTTGCTCCATTCAAATGTTTTGCAAATTTTTCGAGGCATATTATTCTTCCTTGATAACCTCTGAGGGCTAATTCTATTGGGATCGTACCTGAGCCGCAGAAAGGATCTATAAAGGAGGCTCCATCCTCTACCTCAGCTAGCTCTATTAGGGCATTTGCTATGCTCGCTTTCAAGTGGGCTGGATGATCGTATACGCGCCAGGGTCTTCTATGGAGGGAATGATCACCTGTTGTGTCTATTCCTAAGAAGAAGGCTTCATTTATAAGTTCGGCCCTAACAATGGTAGAGGGATGATCTAGGTTAACGATCGGACTTCCAATCCTTGAAAGCCTGTCAAATATCGCTTTCCCCACGACCCTTGCTATGTCAACGCTAGTTATCGTGTGCTCCCCTTTTCTAAAGGCCCTTACTGCAAAGCTCTCTGTTACTTTGATAAACCTCTCAACTGGAATGTTTACAGTGAATTCTTCAATTCTTTTTAGTGCTTTCTCAGGGTTTTCCTCTGTTATCCCTTTAAATTCATGACTCGCTATCTCAATAATGACCCTGTGTAAGGTTTTCGACTTTTCGTTAAGGTATGTAGCAAACTCGAAGGGCCTTTTTCTTCCTTTTTCATCCGTATAAAAGGTTTCTTTAACCTCAACTAAAAGCCTACCTTCCACGTTAAAAGGTTTTTCCTGTATCGTTACTGTATTCTCTTTAAGTAGTTCCATAATTTCTTTTTTTGCTATATCCTCAATTCCTTGGGCCGTTGTTAGAAGTAGCCTCATGTTCTTAAGTATCCTTCAGGGTTTATTCGCTTTATCCTATTCCAATATTGCAACTATACCCTTCCATTTCTTTCCAAAGCATTCGGCTGCTACCGCATTTTTCCTGGTAATCCTTTCCACAAATTTTATAGCATTGGGGCACTTTTTAAATCCAGTAGCTATTGCAATCATAAATTCCCCGACTTTGATCGCTCCGAACCTTCTTTCTGCTCCTAGATAATCCTCAAGGATATTTCCAAACTTCCAAATAATCATCCTAGGATCCGTTAGATTTTGCTCCTTTATTATTTCTAAAATTTCATCAAAGCTCTCTATATATTCCTCTTCTCTTTTTTCTTCTGTGCTAAAGAGTGTAAATCTGCCTGTTTGCCATTCTCTCAGGAACCATCTCGCGGTTTCCTCTATATCTACCACACCACCCTCCCTTATAATTCCCCTCCTCTCACCAATTTTTCTCAGGATATCCTCTTCATCTTCAAATTCAGTTATATTGAACTTCTCGGTTAAGGCCTCTTTCCTAGTTTCTAAAATTCTCCTTATTAACTTAAGGGCTGGCTTTACCGGTTCTCTTATTTTATCTGCTGGAAAACCTCCTTTTATTACTAGCTCATCAAAGTCATCTATCGGAACAACTCCGGGAGTATCTAAGAGCCAGATCTTCTTGGTGAGCCTTATCATTTGTTTACCCTTTGTATATCCTGGTATTGGGGCCGTTCCAACGGAGTGTTTCCCTTTGAGTACATTTATTATCGTACTTTTTCCAACGTTTGGATACCCTATTAATGCTACCTTGACCCTCTCTTTATTGATCATCTTTGCTATTTTCTTTAGTTCCCTCCTAAGGATCCCAGTTCCTTTCCTCTCTCTCGCTGAAATAAAAACCACTGGGATTTCGCTTTTTCTCTTGTACTCTTCGGCCCATTCTTTAGGCACTAAATCAGCTTTATTCATAACCAATAAGAGCTTTTTACCGCTTTCTAAAACCATCCTTTCAAGTTTTTTATTTCTCGTCCCAATGGGATCCCTAGCATCGACTACCTCGACCACTATGTCGGCTTCCTCAATTACCTCTTTCACTATTGCCCAAGCTTTTTTCTGTTTCATCCCTCACCACCGTTACTTCAAAGACTACGGTACCCCCTGGGGTATAAGGGGGGCCAGGGTCGGGACACTGGATGTAGGCCTTATTCTCGGTTCCAAGCCCTATTTCTTTTGGCTTCACGCCTTTTCTGAACGCTATTATGTAGGGTAATAAGGATGAGAACGCATGAATACATAAGGCATCTGTTTCATTAAGTTTTACTTCTGGCCCCTCAATGACAATTTTGTCACCAACTTTAAAGACGGGACATTTCCCTCTTATCTCAATTACCTTTATTATGAGTCTTTCCATACTTAATCACCTACAAAGGATTTAAAAAGTTTGGAAAATAAATCTTATTAGTCGAATATTAATAAGCTGGGAAGGATAATCAAACTTTCATACTTTACTTTCCGGATAGCTGGGTGGTGGTGTCTGCGGTGGCTGAAGATATTGAAGAAAAAATAAGGAGACTTAGAGAGCTTGGAAGAGCTGCCGCGGAGACTGAGGAACAACCTCCTACCCCAGGTCCTCCAAAACCTCCAAGAAGAAGAGTCTCTAGAATTGGCATGTTTAGAGAGAGGGAGAGGAGAAAAAGGATTATAATTGGAGCTTTAGTTCTTACGATTGTAATTGTTGGTGCTGTCATTAGCATTTATACGTATCTTGAAAGCAAGGCAGCTAGGGAATTAGAAAACGCTAAAAAGGCTAAAATAGCCGAGGTAAATAAGTGTTTTACTGGAGAATTGGCAAACGATACTGTTAAGGTTCAGTTGATAAATAAAATACTCGCGGCTAAGAGCGTCAAAGAAGTTCAGAGTATAAATGTTAAAGCAATTTGTGAGAAGCGTTTACAGGAGATAAGGGAAGCAAAGCGTCGCGCTGAGGAAGAGAAACGCCTGAAAGAATTGGAAGCATTGAAAAATCAGACTAAAGAGAATATCAAACTTGCTTTTGAGCCTCTTCTTCAGGTACGTGTTCCAGATGAATTAAAGGCCGAGATAGTTTCTACCCTCAACGCACTCCTGGCCCAGGTTGACGCCGCAAAGACGAAAGATGAAGTTCTCTCAATATCGCCTGATGAATACTTGCTCAATCTTTGGAAAAAGGTATATTTCTACAGGATCGACTCCATACCTACAAAGGATGTCATCCTGAAAAGGGGAACTTCCATGAATATATATACAAAGGAAGAGGCCAAGGAGATTATAGGAAAGATAGGAACATTATCTGAATTGCTTCAATACTCAGTTAAGGAGGTCGAATTCGTACAGGTCGCATTGGTTCTTCCGAGGGATAGTGTAGTGGGAGGATTTCTAGAGCCGGGCGATAAAATAAAGATATATGCTAGGAGCAATGGGACGAAATTTGAAGAAATAGTTCCAGAAGGTAGGGTCTCAATGGTGCTCTTTGCTGCTAGCAAAATTAACTTGTATGAATCAGAAACTAAGACAACTTCTGTCTCTTCCTCATCCTCGACGACATCTCAACAATCTTCATTAACAAACTATGCTCCTGGGGCAGAAACAAACTATCAAACTTCTCAAACTTCTCAGACACAAGCTTCTACGACTCAAACAAGTAGTGAGACTATATCAGCTTCGTACTCCTATTCTGTAGATCTCTCGGAGATACTTAAGGCAATAGCAGCCGGAAAAATAAATGATCCCGAAAAAGTTAAGGCCGAGCTAGAGAAGTACGGCTGGAAAGTTTTGGATTTAGAGCGTGAAACAAACTTAATGGCCCTTCCGAAGAATACAGAAGTGCTGGTCCTCGTTGAAGTTCCTAAGGATTTTGTCCCTAAGCTTCTTACCTATGAATCCTCTGTCGTCATAGCGAAGATTACGGGGTGATAAATATGAGAAGGTTCCTGCCCTTTCTTTTTATAATTACAATACTTACCCTATCATTCACTTCAAGGCCTAGTATAGCTCAGAATAATCTGTACTTGAAGGGCTTGGTAGATATTGAAATGAATGTGACGCTCATAAATCTTGGTGATGAAGCAAAGTTCCTAATGGTGAATCCACGCTATAACTTTCAGGTTATTAGAGAAAATCTAAGTGAGAGCTATAATGGGATTGAGATAAACTCACCAAGGAAAAATGTGATCAATTATAAGCTCGGATTTTGGGTATACCCTCATGAAGTTGTGAAGATAAGATTCTACATTAATGACTCAAATCCTTTAGAGGTTCCCTTAAGAGATTTCGTGACCCCTCAATGTACGGGTAATATATACGTGGAAAATGGAAGATACTTCGTTGAAGTTCCCGTTTTCACCTCTCTAGCTCCCCCAATATGTGATCTCATGTTCCCACCTTTAATAAACTCCCCAATGTACTTAAGTCCTGAATCCCTCTTTAATTTCCGTGATCCTTCGTTGGTTCTCTACAGCTATGAAGGTCTCATTAAGTTTAAACTAATTCATAACTCAAGTTATAAGCAAGGTTATTTTAGGGATGTGATAGCTGTTTCCCCGCCAATACTCTTTCCAAATGCGAAAGTTTATGGGTACTATCCACATCCGACAATGAATTATACCGAGTACATCGAGTACCTAAAGGGGGCACTTGGTTTTAAATCAACTAACATTCAAGCTAAAATGCAAAAATTGGACAATAACTTCATGCTCTATGACGTAAAGTTGGGTTTAATTAGTACCAAAATCGACCTTATTAGTGTCAAAAATGTTAAGTTTAAGAAAGTCGATTATCCAATTTGGGTAATATGGATTGGTGATAATTCATCTATAGAGATAACGTATAAATTTGAGTGGAGTCGGGGGGAGGCGAGTGAGTGAGAAGGAGGAAAAAAAGAGGGCGAGGTCATGGATAGATGAGATATTAAGTAGTGACAACTTAACCCTTGAAGCGATACTAAAAAAGAGTAGTGGGGAGGGTAAGTCTACTCCTGAAAAGCCCAAGACAGAGTCTTTATCTCGTGGTAATATTTTACCAACTCCTTCTCCTCAAAAACAAGAAGCTGGTGAAGGTCTCCCGTTAGCATTCCTTGAAAAAACAGGAGCCCTTAGGTTAGAGGATATATTGAAGAAACCTGAAGAGGAAAGAAAGGAAGAAGAAGTGCCTATAAGGATACAGGAAATCCTAACCCCACCTACTTCAAAAAAGTATACTGGCCAGATTTTAAAGGTTTTAGATGTCTATGGAAATGTTAGGATTATAAGAGTCAAGGGAGAGGCCGTTCCAATATATGAACTGAGCATTCCTGAGTTGAGTAAGGATGAAGAAAAGCTGTTAAAATTGGTTAGGGATAGGGCGATAGTGGAAATACAGATAGATCCAGAGTCCATACCTAATCTAGAAGAGAGAAGGCGGATATTCCTTAGAGAAGTTCGGAAGATGGTCAAAGAAATGGCTCCGACGTTGTCTGAGGGGAGAGTTGAGCTGTTATCTGAGCTAATAGTTCAGAACATGATAGGTTATGGAAAGCTCGATCCCCTCGTAAGGGATGACAACTTA
This Pyrococcus horikoshii OT3 DNA region includes the following protein-coding sequences:
- the trm14 gene encoding tRNA (guanine(6)-N2)-methyltransferase, which codes for MRLLLTTAQGIEDIAKKEIMELLKENTVTIQEKPFNVEGRLLVEVKETFYTDEKGRKRPFEFATYLNEKSKTLHRVIIEIASHEFKGITEENPEKALKRIEEFTVNIPVERFIKVTESFAVRAFRKGEHTITSVDIARVVGKAIFDRLSRIGSPIVNLDHPSTIVRAELINEAFFLGIDTTGDHSLHRRPWRVYDHPAHLKASIANALIELAEVEDGASFIDPFCGSGTIPIELALRGYQGRIICLEKFAKHLNGAKMNALAAGVFDKIEFIKGDARRLSKYVDEVDFAVSNLPYGLKIGRKSMIPSLYERFFDELSKVLQKRGVFITTEKEAIEKAIEEVGFKITHYRIIGHGGLRVHTYVIS
- a CDS encoding GTPase → MKQKKAWAIVKEVIEEADIVVEVVDARDPIGTRNKKLERMVLESGKKLLLVMNKADLVPKEWAEEYKRKSEIPVVFISARERKGTGILRRELKKIAKMINKERVKVALIGYPNVGKSTIINVLKGKHSVGTAPIPGYTKGKQMIRLTKKIWLLDTPGVVPIDDFDELVIKGGFPADKIREPVKPALKLIRRILETRKEALTEKFNITEFEDEEDILRKIGERRGIIREGGVVDIEETARWFLREWQTGRFTLFSTEEKREEEYIESFDEILEIIKEQNLTDPRMIIWKFGNILEDYLGAERRFGAIKVGEFMIAIATGFKKCPNAIKFVERITRKNAVAAECFGKKWKGIVAILE
- a CDS encoding TIGR04076 family protein, with the translated sequence MERLIIKVIEIRGKCPVFKVGDKIVIEGPEVKLNETDALCIHAFSSLLPYIIAFRKGVKPKEIGLGTENKAYIQCPDPGPPYTPGGTVVFEVTVVRDETEKSLGNSERGN
- a CDS encoding DUF515 domain-containing protein, with amino-acid sequence MAEDIEEKIRRLRELGRAAAETEEQPPTPGPPKPPRRRVSRIGMFRERERRKRIIIGALVLTIVIVGAVISIYTYLESKAARELENAKKAKIAEVNKCFTGELANDTVKVQLINKILAAKSVKEVQSINVKAICEKRLQEIREAKRRAEEEKRLKELEALKNQTKENIKLAFEPLLQVRVPDELKAEIVSTLNALLAQVDAAKTKDEVLSISPDEYLLNLWKKVYFYRIDSIPTKDVILKRGTSMNIYTKEEAKEIIGKIGTLSELLQYSVKEVEFVQVALVLPRDSVVGGFLEPGDKIKIYARSNGTKFEEIVPEGRVSMVLFAASKINLYESETKTTSVSSSSSTTSQQSSLTNYAPGAETNYQTSQTSQTQASTTQTSSETISASYSYSVDLSEILKAIAAGKINDPEKVKAELEKYGWKVLDLERETNLMALPKNTEVLVLVEVPKDFVPKLLTYESSVVIAKITG